GGTGGTGCGCGTGAAGCCCACGACGGCGAGGAACTGACCCGCATCTCCAGCCGGCGGTACGCCGTAGCCATAGTTGAGCAACTCCGTCTGCACCGCGGCGGCATAGGTCTTGAACTCAAGGCTGGCCGGCGATCCGCCCGCCATCGGCTCCACCGCGAGCGTACCCGTCACCACCGGCGCGCCAAGGTGGAAGCGCGTGACCTGCACTGGGCCGCCGTTCGTCGTCGCGCATCCCGCCAGCGCCAGCGCGGGGAGGGCCATCGCCATTGCAATGAAGGCTTTCATGGTCGTGCTTTCCTTACCTTACGAGCGCGCTCGTTACCCTTGTGGAACGCTCGCGCGGGGTGATCGTATCCCGCTTGAGCTCCACGGATTTGTCAGCAATGTGTCGGCGGCACGAGATTTTTACCAGCCGCGCCGCCTTGACTTGGAAGGGGCGCGACTATAGGCGAGCGCCTCTTTTCACGAACCCCTGAACCAAGAAGCGAATCGATCATGAAGATCCGCAATTCCCTGAAGTCGCTCAAGGACCGGCATCGCGATAACCGCGTGATCCGCCGTCGCGGCCGCACGTATATCATCAACAAGACCAACCGCCGCTTCAAGGCCCGCCAGGGCTGATTGTGGCGGGAACGCCGTCTGTCGTCATTTTCGACGTCGGCAATGTCCTGTTCGATTGGAACCCGAGGTTCCTCTACGAGCGCCTGATCGACGACGATCGGGCGCTCGATGCGTTCCTGCGCGATGTCGCGACCAAGGAATGGCATTTCCAGCATGACGCTGGCCGCCCCTTCGCCGAGACATCGGTGGAGCTTGCCGCCGTGCATCCGCAGCATAGCGACCTGATCGCCGCCTGGGGGCCACGCTTTATCGAACAGCTCGGCGATATGCTGCCGGGGATGCGCGAGCTCGTCGAGCAGCTCGATGCGCGCGGCGTGCCGCTCTACGCGATCACCAATTTCTCGGGCGAGTTCTGGCCGCCCTTCCGAACCCGCGAGGCGGACATCTTCGACCGCTTCCGCGATATCGTCGTGTCGGGCGACGAGCTGCTGACCAAGCCCGATCCCGCGATCTACCACCTCGCGCTCGACCGGTTCGGCGTGACGGCGGCGGACGCCGTATTCATCGACGATCGTGCCGACAACGTCGCCGCAGCCAATGCGGTCGGTATTCACGGGCTGGTGTTCGAGGACGCGGCGACGCTACGCGCCGATCTGGCGCGGCTCGGGGTGCTGTAGAGCGTAACCGCCGTTTGG
This genomic stretch from Sphingomonas panacis harbors:
- a CDS encoding HAD-IA family hydrolase codes for the protein MAGTPSVVIFDVGNVLFDWNPRFLYERLIDDDRALDAFLRDVATKEWHFQHDAGRPFAETSVELAAVHPQHSDLIAAWGPRFIEQLGDMLPGMRELVEQLDARGVPLYAITNFSGEFWPPFRTREADIFDRFRDIVVSGDELLTKPDPAIYHLALDRFGVTAADAVFIDDRADNVAAANAVGIHGLVFEDAATLRADLARLGVL
- the ykgO gene encoding type B 50S ribosomal protein L36 — encoded protein: MKIRNSLKSLKDRHRDNRVIRRRGRTYIINKTNRRFKARQG